In Gemmatimonadota bacterium, a genomic segment contains:
- a CDS encoding RNA polymerase sigma factor RpoD/SigA translates to MSAALMSYRTSNGTNGGSSSALELYFKDIAYSELLTPQEEIDLAKRIRKGDRKSLNKMIESNLRFVITIAKEYQGRGLLLEDLIAEGNMGLVRAATRYDETVGVKFTTYAVWWIRQGILSALAEKARMVRLPVNKIKHLSKLERISSELKQSLGREPRVEEIAAQAELQPKQVQDLLSASRWHISYDMPLEDGPDTSLLEMLSDNDQETPEEAMLESSMAEEIRTALNTLAPRDARVLRLYFGINSGETMTLEQIGNILNLTKERVRQIRDKALAALKHPSRMRKMRTLLMEN, encoded by the coding sequence GAGTTACAGGACCTCAAACGGAACAAATGGAGGCAGTAGTTCCGCACTGGAACTCTATTTCAAAGACATCGCCTATAGCGAATTGCTCACACCACAAGAAGAAATTGACCTGGCCAAGCGCATTCGCAAAGGAGACCGCAAAAGTCTCAATAAAATGATCGAATCCAATTTGCGATTCGTCATTACCATAGCCAAAGAATATCAGGGACGCGGCCTGCTCCTGGAAGACCTCATCGCCGAAGGCAACATGGGTCTTGTCCGCGCAGCCACCCGCTATGACGAAACCGTTGGCGTCAAATTCACCACGTATGCAGTCTGGTGGATTCGGCAGGGCATCTTATCGGCATTGGCAGAAAAAGCCCGCATGGTGCGACTGCCCGTCAACAAAATCAAACACCTGAGCAAATTGGAACGCATATCCTCAGAACTCAAACAATCGCTGGGGCGCGAACCGCGTGTTGAAGAAATCGCTGCACAGGCCGAACTTCAACCCAAACAAGTGCAAGACCTCCTCAGCGCTTCGCGGTGGCATATCTCATACGACATGCCCCTTGAAGACGGCCCTGACACCAGCTTGCTGGAAATGTTGTCAGACAACGATCAGGAAACCCCTGAAGAGGCCATGCTTGAAAGCTCCATGGCAGAGGAAATACGCACCGCGCTCAACACATTGGCTCCGCGCGACGCCCGCGTGTTACGCCTCTATTTTGGCATTAACAGCGGTGAAACAATGACACTGGAGCAAATTGGCAACATCCTCAACCTGACCAAAGAGCGCGTGCGCCAAATACGCGACAAAGCTCTGGCAGCACTCAAACATCCCTCGCGCATGCGTAAAATGAGAACCTTATTGATGGAGAATTGA
- a CDS encoding glyoxalase: MANRMESAGLGITRVSHITLVTGNLERASAFYEKLLGLQPIPRPDYDFAGAWYRCGDIEIHLILAEEYPRPSRRHIAFEVADFDRVITSLDRERVRVASGPGVRPHDGTRYVFVHDPDGNLIEIGRPGNA, from the coding sequence GTGGCCAATCGCATGGAATCGGCTGGCCTGGGCATCACGCGCGTCAGCCATATCACATTGGTTACAGGTAACCTCGAGCGCGCATCGGCATTTTACGAAAAGCTCCTGGGGCTGCAACCCATTCCCCGGCCAGATTACGACTTTGCTGGTGCCTGGTATCGCTGTGGCGACATCGAAATCCACCTGATCCTCGCAGAAGAATACCCCCGTCCCTCGCGACGCCACATCGCCTTTGAAGTCGCCGACTTCGATCGCGTCATCACCTCGCTCGACCGCGAACGCGTGCGCGTTGCCTCCGGTCCCGGCGTGCGTCCACACGACGGTACGCGCTATGTTTTCGTACACGACCCGGATGGCAACCTCATCGAAATCGGTCGCCCGGGAAATGCGTAA